In a genomic window of Candidatus Methylarchaceae archaeon HK02M2:
- a CDS encoding DUF47 family protein: MSMFSGEAEVLVRRKTLVILQDEVKLIVDAARALSTIYSALLNNDTETLNEAVKSIENAEIEVEAIRRTLTRELAEIGTMIMSREDVLRVAYAIESVVQFISGAAFRASQISGKVMQDHNLSDEIKDLIDMAIEIVQKLGEVVRSLIINPNQSIELVSNVGKLERQIDNKYREISTRILNRVNSIKDLIVLMDMIERIEDMSDECLRASDSITILALSL; encoded by the coding sequence ATGTCCATGTTTAGCGGCGAGGCAGAGGTATTAGTAAGACGAAAAACATTAGTCATTCTTCAAGATGAAGTAAAATTAATTGTGGATGCAGCTAGGGCGCTTTCCACAATCTATTCTGCTTTATTGAATAATGACACCGAGACTTTAAATGAAGCTGTTAAAAGTATTGAAAACGCTGAGATAGAAGTTGAAGCCATAAGAAGGACTCTTACAAGAGAATTGGCCGAGATAGGGACAATGATTATGAGTCGTGAAGACGTTCTAAGGGTGGCATATGCTATAGAGAGTGTAGTGCAGTTTATAAGTGGAGCTGCTTTTAGAGCTTCACAGATAAGCGGTAAAGTAATGCAAGATCATAATTTATCCGACGAAATCAAGGATTTGATCGATATGGCAATTGAAATTGTACAAAAGCTTGGCGAAGTAGTGCGATCATTAATAATAAATCCAAACCAATCTATTGAATTAGTTAGTAACGTAGGAAAATTAGAGCGTCAGATCGATAATAAATACAGGGAAATATCTACTAGAATATTGAATAGGGTCAATTCTATCAAAGATTTGATTGTCCTCATGGATATGATTGAGAGGATTGAAGATATGTCTGATGAGTGTTTAAGAGCTTCAGACTCTATTACAATTCTTGCTTTGAGTTTATAA
- a CDS encoding ArgE/DapE family deacylase, translated as MKKELLKLASSLIRTRSENPPGDTSDIANLVEDYLKDIGLNTKRIEPIEGHVNIIAEIGSGDCELILCGHIDTVPIGDLDRWTFDPFSGKVTEGRILGRGATDMKGGVAGILTAVKAISKFEKKLNKKIIIALFCDEETGGQYGSRWVVQNRLIEGKMMIIGESSTYHKIGHVIVAGERGVLWSKVRFSGTPHHGSRPMLGDNSIIHAVKTLSKLKGSILDKVNTPYNAKELVKWGKKTLMESYKDKKHLKPHYAMDHYTLNVGMIKGGEKVNIVADNCELELDLRIPLGGSRAEAEKIIERIVGEGEIDYINYAPPSFTPLGSNLIRVLRKVSRSIFKEKTPTTCMTATTDAHYLRSTLKIPVVSYGPGYEEACHVYDERVDVSDVLGCAKVYAQTAFIISS; from the coding sequence TTGAAGAAAGAGCTCTTAAAGCTTGCTTCGTCTTTAATTAGAACAAGGAGCGAGAACCCTCCAGGGGATACATCAGATATAGCTAATCTTGTTGAGGATTATCTTAAAGATATAGGGTTGAACACTAAACGTATCGAGCCGATAGAAGGGCATGTAAATATTATAGCTGAAATAGGGAGTGGTGATTGTGAGCTGATACTTTGTGGACATATCGATACAGTACCTATAGGAGATTTAGATAGATGGACCTTTGATCCATTTTCAGGCAAAGTAACCGAGGGGCGTATTTTAGGCAGAGGTGCCACTGACATGAAAGGAGGGGTAGCTGGTATTCTTACAGCTGTAAAAGCTATCTCCAAGTTTGAGAAAAAATTGAATAAAAAGATCATCATAGCATTATTTTGTGATGAAGAGACAGGAGGGCAGTATGGTTCACGTTGGGTGGTACAAAATCGATTGATTGAAGGAAAAATGATGATCATAGGAGAAAGTTCGACGTACCATAAAATAGGCCATGTCATTGTAGCTGGAGAAAGAGGAGTTTTATGGTCAAAAGTAAGATTTTCTGGTACCCCCCATCATGGAAGCAGACCTATGCTTGGAGATAATTCGATAATTCATGCAGTCAAAACCCTCTCAAAATTGAAAGGTTCTATATTGGATAAAGTTAACACACCTTACAATGCTAAGGAACTTGTGAAATGGGGTAAAAAGACCCTTATGGAAAGTTATAAGGATAAAAAGCATTTGAAGCCTCATTATGCAATGGATCATTATACATTGAATGTCGGTATGATTAAGGGAGGGGAAAAAGTCAACATCGTAGCAGATAATTGTGAATTAGAACTTGATTTAAGAATACCATTAGGAGGGAGTAGAGCTGAAGCAGAAAAAATTATTGAAAGGATAGTTGGTGAAGGTGAGATCGATTATATTAATTATGCTCCACCTTCTTTCACCCCACTGGGAAGTAATCTTATCAGAGTGTTACGAAAAGTAAGCCGATCGATTTTTAAAGAAAAAACACCAACTACATGTATGACTGCTACAACCGATGCGCATTATCTTAGATCTACCTTGAAGATTCCAGTAGTTTCTTATGGACCCGGCTATGAAGAAGCGTGCCATGTTTATGATGAACGTGTTGATGTCTCTGATGTATTAGGATGCGCAAAGGTTTATGCTCAAACAGCTTTTATTATTTCGTCTTAA
- a CDS encoding radical SAM protein, translating into MCPNTDFTNKDQVCRICNKSSRFVSKAIKICRSCIQESPNEAVKISLSDHETIRKSFGLPGKIPKSPSGIPCNLCANECRIGLGELSYCGLRKNVSGKLISNATPNKGLYNAYLDSHVTNCCASWFCPGGTTSGYPNFTACDGPEIGYYNLAVFFYGCNFDCAFCQNSSHKDVDLAPSHGIDDLVERTLHNTKITCWCFFGGSPEPQLPFALRASKRILELLPEGRILRICFEWNGCGHPNLVRKAAEIAFKSGGNIKFDLKCFDENMSYALSGVSNKKAYQNFEMIAREFSILRDDPPVLTATTLMVPGYVDADEVEDIANFISSLDEKIPYSLLVFHPDYLMKDLPITPLKQALSSYKAAKKHLERVNVGNLHLLGRGLKEFISQ; encoded by the coding sequence ATGTGCCCAAATACCGACTTTACCAATAAAGATCAAGTTTGTAGAATATGTAACAAATCTTCCCGATTTGTATCAAAGGCAATAAAAATCTGTCGATCTTGTATACAAGAAAGTCCTAATGAAGCAGTAAAAATCTCCTTGAGTGACCATGAGACTATTAGAAAGTCTTTTGGCTTACCTGGGAAAATACCCAAATCACCATCAGGAATACCATGTAATTTATGTGCTAATGAATGCAGAATTGGGTTAGGCGAATTGAGTTACTGCGGTCTTAGAAAGAATGTATCAGGAAAGTTGATAAGTAACGCAACTCCAAATAAGGGACTATATAATGCTTATCTAGATTCTCATGTTACCAATTGTTGTGCTTCATGGTTCTGTCCAGGTGGAACTACATCAGGATATCCAAATTTTACAGCTTGTGATGGCCCTGAAATAGGCTATTATAATCTCGCGGTATTCTTTTATGGGTGCAACTTTGATTGCGCATTCTGCCAAAACTCATCCCACAAAGATGTCGATTTAGCACCTTCTCATGGTATCGATGACCTTGTTGAACGCACACTACATAATACTAAAATTACATGTTGGTGCTTTTTTGGAGGTTCTCCAGAGCCTCAACTTCCTTTTGCACTTCGAGCTTCAAAGAGAATTCTTGAACTCTTACCAGAGGGGAGAATTCTTCGCATATGCTTCGAATGGAATGGCTGTGGTCATCCAAATTTGGTTAGAAAAGCAGCTGAAATTGCATTTAAAAGTGGCGGCAACATCAAGTTCGATCTAAAATGCTTCGATGAAAATATGAGTTATGCACTAAGCGGTGTATCCAATAAAAAAGCTTATCAGAATTTTGAGATGATAGCTCGAGAATTCAGTATATTAAGAGATGATCCACCTGTCCTTACAGCCACCACTCTGATGGTCCCAGGATATGTAGATGCAGATGAAGTTGAGGATATAGCGAATTTTATATCAAGTCTAGATGAAAAAATTCCCTACAGTCTTTTGGTATTCCACCCAGATTATTTAATGAAGGATTTGCCAATAACTCCATTAAAGCAAGCTTTGAGTAGTTATAAAGCAGCCAAGAAGCATTTAGAACGTGTAAATGTCGGAAATCTACATTTATTGGGACGAGGTCTAAAGGAATTTATATCTCAATAG
- the albA gene encoding DNA-binding protein Alba has product MSSNNSSDAPSDSPAEPETTEKTSPETPAAQERVPERRAPSNHIYVGKKPVMSYAMSALIQLTHSDEIIVKARGMAISRAVDVAEIVTKRLGNEAFAIKNITIDTEELGMGEDMRNVSTIEIIVGKK; this is encoded by the coding sequence ATGTCAAGTAATAACTCCAGTGACGCTCCGAGTGATTCACCAGCAGAACCTGAAACAACAGAAAAAACATCTCCTGAAACACCAGCTGCTCAAGAGAGAGTGCCTGAGAGAAGGGCTCCCTCAAATCACATATACGTTGGAAAGAAACCTGTTATGAGCTATGCTATGTCGGCTTTGATCCAACTCACACACAGTGATGAAATAATCGTGAAGGCTCGAGGGATGGCCATTTCTAGGGCTGTTGATGTGGCAGAAATCGTTACTAAACGACTAGGTAACGAAGCTTTTGCGATCAAAAACATAACCATAGATACAGAAGAATTAGGTATGGGTGAGGATATGAGGAACGTCTCTACAATCGAAATAATTGTAGGTAAGAAGTAG